The following are from one region of the Erwinia billingiae Eb661 genome:
- a CDS encoding acyltransferase family protein, which produces MSASGSSSTKNEVLWINTLKGGCILLVVLHHTIITTFAPSLQYLTAGVLPAEIWIAFNKYLSPLRMPAFFFVSGLLAISAINKKSWSEVFTKKFSNIFYLYILWGVIQWVSIYNISANLIGEKLSTAKNAAYAESPQEFVKLLFLSMTSLWYLYALAGYFVVAKLFHRQKMALIVAALLMNYATQFSLVPGWGPASVVQNFVYFLLGAYFSHYLVELSFMNRRNVLILSAFALTGVAHHAVGLYKNPFYCMLSIVFGIVLCRALNNRFNMAWLNWIGRNTLQIYVLHRIFIELLGLSVLTLAVQYSLFDNSAFSLLWALTLPVVAVSTCTAVSLLVWSLLNRGPGRALFLYPVLMRKTKPKPDIASNH; this is translated from the coding sequence ATGTCTGCTTCTGGGTCTTCTTCAACTAAAAATGAAGTTTTATGGATCAATACGCTGAAGGGCGGTTGTATTCTATTGGTTGTTTTGCATCACACTATTATCACTACCTTCGCCCCATCTTTACAATATCTTACCGCCGGCGTCTTGCCAGCGGAAATATGGATCGCGTTTAATAAGTACCTGTCGCCATTAAGAATGCCGGCGTTCTTTTTTGTTTCTGGTTTGCTGGCAATCAGTGCCATTAATAAGAAGTCCTGGAGCGAGGTATTTACTAAAAAATTCAGCAATATTTTTTACCTGTATATCCTGTGGGGCGTGATCCAGTGGGTCAGTATCTACAATATTTCAGCGAATTTGATTGGAGAGAAACTCTCCACGGCTAAGAACGCAGCCTACGCTGAAAGCCCGCAGGAATTCGTGAAATTGCTGTTTTTATCGATGACCAGCCTGTGGTACCTGTACGCGCTGGCGGGGTATTTTGTGGTGGCTAAGCTGTTCCATCGCCAGAAAATGGCGTTGATAGTGGCTGCACTGCTGATGAACTATGCCACGCAGTTCAGCCTGGTGCCAGGCTGGGGACCGGCAAGCGTGGTGCAGAACTTTGTCTACTTCCTGTTGGGGGCGTACTTCAGCCACTACCTGGTCGAGCTGAGTTTTATGAACCGACGCAACGTGCTGATCCTCAGTGCCTTCGCCCTGACCGGCGTCGCACACCATGCGGTGGGACTGTATAAGAACCCGTTCTACTGCATGCTGTCGATTGTGTTTGGCATTGTGCTGTGTCGGGCGCTGAACAACCGATTCAATATGGCCTGGCTGAACTGGATTGGCCGTAACACGTTACAGATTTATGTTTTGCATCGCATTTTTATCGAACTGCTGGGACTGAGCGTGCTGACGCTGGCCGTGCAGTACAGCCTGTTCGATAACAGTGCGTTTTCACTGCTTTGGGCGCTGACGCTTCCGGTGGTTGCCGTCAGTACCTGTACTGCTGTCTCGTTGCTGGTCTGGTCGCTGCTCAATCGTGGCCCTGGTCGGGCTCTGTTCCTCTATCCGGTATTGATGAGAAAAACAAAGCCTAAACCCGATATCGCCAGCAATCACTGA
- a CDS encoding acyltransferase family protein has protein sequence MNTTQKKDIAWVNSLKGACILLVVLYHVVLPGYADMVTHLTAGFFPAKLWVAFNNTLSPLRMPAFFFVSGLLAANAIVNRPWKQVFTSRVTNLFYLYFLWGLIQWLMINGVSGEIMGDHLSDNINAAWASTPWEFLKLMLLAMSSSWYLYALGLFFVFAKLFRQQKVLMMLVAAALNYAAIVKAIPGWGPESLSQYFIFFLFGAFYSSTMIRWSEWHRSNVLPWAAIGVLAGIHAMVGLPKSLFMCVIAILFCIAACRALNSRFSMNWLNWIGKNTLQIYVLHRIFIEFFGMSAILFAVHHHLFASKAFSMVWAVGFPIAMVALCSGCSVAIWTLLNRGVGKNLFIYPKLLRMKLNVQ, from the coding sequence ATGAATACTACCCAAAAGAAAGATATCGCCTGGGTGAATAGCCTTAAAGGCGCTTGTATATTGTTGGTTGTCTTATATCACGTTGTACTACCAGGTTATGCTGATATGGTAACGCATTTAACCGCCGGTTTTTTCCCGGCGAAATTATGGGTTGCTTTTAATAACACACTCTCTCCGCTTCGAATGCCTGCGTTCTTCTTTGTCTCCGGTCTGCTGGCGGCCAATGCCATTGTCAATCGTCCCTGGAAACAGGTATTCACCAGTCGCGTCACCAATCTGTTCTATCTCTATTTTCTGTGGGGACTGATTCAGTGGCTGATGATCAACGGCGTCTCCGGTGAAATCATGGGCGATCACCTCTCCGACAACATCAACGCTGCCTGGGCTTCCACGCCGTGGGAGTTTTTGAAGCTGATGCTGCTGGCGATGAGTTCTTCCTGGTATCTCTATGCGCTGGGCCTGTTCTTTGTTTTTGCCAAGCTGTTCCGCCAGCAGAAGGTGTTGATGATGCTGGTGGCGGCGGCACTGAACTATGCGGCGATAGTGAAAGCCATCCCCGGTTGGGGACCGGAAAGCCTGTCGCAGTACTTTATCTTCTTCCTGTTTGGCGCGTTCTACAGCAGTACGATGATCCGCTGGAGCGAGTGGCATCGCAGTAATGTGCTGCCGTGGGCCGCGATTGGGGTGCTGGCGGGCATCCATGCGATGGTGGGATTACCGAAAAGTCTGTTTATGTGCGTCATCGCTATCCTGTTCTGCATCGCCGCGTGTCGGGCGTTGAACAGCCGCTTCTCGATGAACTGGTTAAACTGGATCGGTAAAAACACGCTGCAAATCTACGTGCTGCACCGTATTTTTATCGAGTTCTTTGGCATGTCGGCGATCCTGTTTGCCGTGCATCACCATCTGTTTGCCAGCAAAGCCTTCTCGATGGTGTGGGCGGTGGGCTTCCCGATCGCCATGGTCGCGCTCTGTTCGGGCTGCTCGGTGGCTATCTGGACGCTGCTCAATCGTGGAGTCGGCAAGAACCTGTTTATCTACCCGAAGCTGTTACGGATGAAGCTGAACGTACAGTAA
- the tcyN gene encoding L-cystine ABC transporter ATP-binding protein TcyN → MSAIEVRNLVKQFNGQTVLNGIDLDVKSGEVVAIIGPSGSGKTTLLRCINLLEVPESGTIQVGEIKIDAALGINKQKELVRRLRQQVGFVFQSFNLFPHRSVMENIIEGPTIVKREPKAEAIARARQLLEKVGLQGKEESYPRKLSGGQQQRVAIARALAMRPEVILFDEPTSALDPELVGEVLSTIRALAEEKRTLVIVTHEMSFARDVADRAIFMDQGRIVEQGDAKSLFTNPQQPRTRQFLEKFLNN, encoded by the coding sequence ATGAGTGCCATCGAAGTCAGAAATCTGGTTAAACAGTTTAACGGGCAGACGGTGCTAAATGGCATCGATCTTGACGTCAAATCCGGCGAAGTGGTGGCAATTATCGGCCCCAGCGGTTCCGGTAAAACCACGCTGCTGCGCTGCATCAACCTGCTGGAAGTGCCGGAAAGCGGCACGATCCAGGTTGGCGAGATTAAAATTGATGCCGCACTGGGCATCAACAAACAGAAAGAGCTGGTGCGCCGGTTGCGTCAACAGGTGGGGTTTGTCTTCCAGAGCTTCAATCTGTTCCCGCACCGCTCGGTAATGGAAAACATTATTGAAGGGCCAACCATCGTTAAGCGCGAACCGAAGGCCGAGGCGATTGCCCGTGCCCGCCAGCTGCTGGAGAAAGTCGGTTTGCAGGGCAAAGAAGAGAGCTACCCGCGCAAACTGTCCGGTGGACAGCAACAGCGCGTGGCGATTGCCCGTGCGCTGGCGATGCGTCCTGAAGTGATCCTGTTTGATGAACCGACCTCGGCGCTGGATCCGGAGCTGGTGGGCGAGGTGCTCAGCACCATTCGCGCGCTGGCAGAAGAGAAGCGCACGCTGGTGATCGTTACGCATGAGATGAGCTTTGCCCGCGACGTGGCTGATCGGGCGATCTTTATGGATCAGGGCCGCATTGTGGAGCAGGGCGACGCCAAAAGCCTGTTTACCAACCCGCAGCAGCCGCGCACCCGCCAGTTCCTTGAGAAATTCCTCAATAATTAA
- the fliZ gene encoding flagella biosynthesis regulatory protein FliZ: MGSKTKMRPLSRYLKDYKHSQSNCSHCGKVLDRMALVFRGQIINKEAIARMDQLIDDQVWLKLQNELTALCRFCSDIYCNTHPNYFDIMAFKQYLFEQTEMSHSTIREYVVRLRRLDDMLSARNFPAEKLSGNSWHECLENDLPDAGNNNYRIALRKYDQFLGWQRA; the protein is encoded by the coding sequence ATGGGATCCAAAACTAAAATGAGGCCGTTGAGCCGCTATTTGAAAGACTACAAACACAGCCAGAGTAACTGTTCACATTGTGGCAAAGTACTGGACCGCATGGCGTTAGTGTTTCGCGGTCAGATAATAAATAAAGAGGCCATAGCCCGGATGGACCAGCTGATCGACGATCAGGTCTGGTTGAAGCTTCAAAATGAACTGACGGCACTGTGCCGTTTTTGCAGTGATATCTACTGCAACACGCATCCGAATTATTTCGATATTATGGCGTTCAAACAGTATCTGTTTGAACAGACCGAAATGAGCCACAGCACCATTCGCGAATACGTCGTTCGCCTGCGCCGCCTTGACGATATGCTATCGGCACGCAACTTCCCTGCTGAAAAACTCAGCGGCAACAGCTGGCACGAATGCCTGGAAAATGATTTACCGGATGCCGGTAATAATAACTATCGCATTGCTCTGCGCAAATATGACCAGTTTTTAGGCTGGCAGCGCGCTTAA
- a CDS encoding RNA polymerase sigma factor FliA → MNDLYTADGVMDKNSLWQRYVPLVRHEALRLQVRLPASVELDDLLQAGGIGLLNAVERYDALQGTAFTTYAVQRIRGAMLDELRSRDWAPRSVRRNAREVAGAMHKVEQSLGRTATEQEVAASLDVSLQEYRQILLDTNNSQLFSYDEFREEHGDTAELVTDGHEEANPLHQLMEGNLRERVIEAIEALPDREKMVLTLYYQEELNLKEIGAVLEVGESRVSQLHSQAIKRLRARLTGAR, encoded by the coding sequence GTGAATGATCTCTATACCGCCGATGGTGTAATGGACAAAAACTCGCTCTGGCAGCGATACGTACCGCTGGTGCGCCATGAAGCGTTGCGCCTCCAGGTCCGGCTGCCAGCCAGCGTGGAACTGGATGATTTGTTACAGGCAGGGGGAATTGGTCTGTTGAATGCCGTGGAGCGCTATGACGCGTTACAGGGCACCGCCTTTACCACCTATGCGGTACAGCGCATCCGTGGCGCGATGTTGGACGAACTGCGCAGCCGTGACTGGGCACCTCGCAGCGTGCGGCGTAATGCACGTGAAGTGGCCGGCGCGATGCACAAGGTCGAGCAGTCGCTGGGACGAACGGCGACCGAGCAGGAAGTTGCTGCATCGCTCGATGTTTCATTACAGGAATACCGGCAGATCTTGCTGGATACCAATAACAGCCAGTTGTTCTCCTACGACGAGTTTCGTGAAGAGCACGGCGATACCGCAGAACTGGTGACAGATGGCCACGAAGAGGCCAATCCACTGCACCAGTTAATGGAAGGGAATCTGCGCGAACGCGTCATTGAAGCGATTGAAGCCTTACCCGATCGCGAAAAGATGGTTCTGACGCTCTATTACCAGGAAGAGCTGAATCTGAAAGAGATTGGCGCAGTGCTGGAAGTGGGTGAATCCCGCGTAAGCCAACTGCACAGTCAGGCGATTAAACGCCTGCGCGCCCGGTTAACGGGAGCGCGCTGA
- the putA gene encoding trifunctional transcriptional regulator/proline dehydrogenase/L-glutamate gamma-semialdehyde dehydrogenase translates to MGTTTMGVKLDEATRERIKLAAGQIDRTPHWLIKQAIFNYLEQLESGHALPEIPQQTVTQETDEAPADEQRQPFLQFAEHILPQSVNRAAITSAWRRPETEAVPMILEQARLPLPLAQQTYRLAHQLAEKLRHQKGATGRAGMVQSLLQEFSLSSQEGVALMCLAEALLRIPDKPTRDALIRDKISNGNWHSHLGRSPSLFVNAATWGLLFTGRLVSTHNEANLSRSLNRIIGKSGEPLIRKGVDMAMRLMGEQFVTGETISEALANARKLEEKGFRYSYDMLGEAALTAQDAKAYLQSYQQAIHAIGKASNGRGIYEGPGISIKLSALHPRYSRAQYERVMTELYPILKSLTLLARSYDIGINIDAEEADRLELSLDLLEKLCFEPELEGWNGIGFVIQAYMKRCPFVIDSLIDMAQRSRRRLMIRLVKGAYWDSEIKRAQVEGLEGYPVYTRKVYTDISYLACARKLLAVPNLIYPQFATHNAHTLAAIYQLAGNNYYPGQYEFQCLHGMGEPLYEQVVGKVADGKLNRPCRIYAPVGTHETLLAYLVRRLLENGANTSFVNRIADNTLPIEDLVADPVEEVEKMARVEGAIGLPHPKIPLPRDLYGKKRQNSAGLDMANEHRLASLSSALLNSAIQPWQAVPMIDGELEAGESLPVINPAEPTDIVGYVRHASEAEVSVALDAATRAGPIWFATPPQERAAILERAAILMEGQMQRLLGILVREAGKTFSNAIAEVREAVDFLHYYAGQVRDDFDNETHRPLGPVVCISPWNFPLAIFTGQIAAALAAGNSVLAKPAEQTPLVAAEAVALLHEAGVPVGALQLLPGLGETVGAQLTGDARVRGVMFTGSTAVATLLQRNLAGRLDPQGRPTPLIAETGGMNAMIVDSSALTEQVVIDIVASAFDSAGQRCSALRLLCIQDDVADHTLKMLRGAMAECRMGNPERLSTDIGPVIDAEARENIERHIQSMRSKGMTVYQAAYASQEDSKEWQSGTFIQPTLIELGSVSDLDKEVFGPVLHVVRYARSSLPQVIEQINASGYGLTLGVHTRIDETILQVTNHARVGNLYVNRNMVGAVVGVQPFGGEGLSGTGPKAGGPLYLYRLLSHRPDGALRVTLDRQDGERPVDAALRPSLLAAHQALTEWAKDQPELAACCARFAELGQGGTVRLLPGPTGERNTFALLPREHVLCLADNEQDALIQLAGVTAVGSQAIWSDDELHRALLKSLPAEVQKRISLRAQPLAASEAFDAVIYHGDADQLRTVCETVASREGPIVSVQGFARGETNLLLERLLIERSLSVNTAAAGGNASLMTIG, encoded by the coding sequence ATGGGCACAACTACCATGGGCGTGAAGCTGGATGAAGCCACGCGCGAGCGCATTAAGCTGGCAGCAGGCCAGATTGACCGCACCCCACACTGGCTGATCAAGCAGGCGATCTTTAACTATCTTGAGCAGCTGGAAAGTGGCCATGCCCTGCCTGAGATCCCGCAGCAGACGGTGACCCAGGAAACCGATGAAGCCCCGGCAGACGAGCAACGCCAGCCGTTCCTGCAATTTGCGGAACATATTCTGCCGCAGTCGGTAAACCGCGCCGCCATCACCTCCGCATGGCGTCGGCCAGAGACGGAAGCCGTGCCGATGATCCTCGAACAGGCGCGCTTACCGCTGCCGCTGGCACAGCAAACCTATCGCCTCGCCCATCAGCTGGCGGAGAAGCTCCGGCACCAAAAAGGTGCAACCGGACGCGCTGGCATGGTGCAAAGCCTGCTGCAGGAGTTCTCACTCTCCTCGCAGGAAGGCGTGGCGTTAATGTGTCTGGCCGAAGCCTTGCTGCGTATTCCTGATAAACCGACCCGCGACGCGTTAATTCGCGACAAAATCAGCAACGGCAACTGGCATTCACACCTCGGCCGCAGCCCGTCTCTGTTCGTCAATGCGGCGACCTGGGGACTGCTGTTTACCGGCCGTCTGGTGTCCACCCATAACGAAGCCAACCTGTCCCGCTCGCTGAACCGCATTATCGGTAAAAGTGGCGAACCGCTGATCCGCAAAGGGGTGGATATGGCGATGCGGTTGATGGGCGAACAGTTTGTCACCGGTGAAACCATTTCCGAAGCGCTGGCCAACGCCCGCAAGCTGGAGGAGAAAGGCTTCCGCTACTCTTACGATATGCTCGGCGAGGCGGCACTGACCGCGCAGGATGCCAAAGCCTATCTGCAATCCTATCAGCAGGCGATTCACGCCATCGGCAAAGCTTCCAACGGTCGTGGTATTTACGAAGGTCCGGGGATTTCAATTAAGCTTTCCGCCCTGCACCCGCGCTACAGCCGCGCGCAGTACGAGCGCGTGATGACCGAGCTGTACCCGATCCTCAAATCGCTGACGCTGCTGGCCCGCTCTTATGACATCGGCATCAATATCGATGCAGAAGAAGCTGACCGCCTGGAGCTGTCGCTGGATCTGCTGGAAAAACTCTGTTTTGAACCGGAGCTGGAAGGCTGGAACGGCATTGGCTTTGTGATTCAGGCGTATATGAAGCGCTGTCCGTTTGTGATCGATTCGCTGATCGATATGGCGCAACGCAGCCGTCGCCGCCTGATGATCCGCCTGGTGAAAGGCGCTTACTGGGACAGCGAAATCAAGCGCGCCCAGGTCGAAGGTCTGGAAGGCTATCCGGTATACACCCGCAAGGTGTACACCGATATTTCGTATCTGGCCTGCGCCCGCAAACTGCTGGCGGTGCCAAACCTGATTTACCCGCAGTTTGCCACCCATAACGCCCACACGCTGGCAGCGATTTACCAGCTGGCGGGCAACAACTACTATCCTGGCCAGTATGAGTTCCAGTGCCTGCATGGCATGGGCGAACCGCTGTACGAACAGGTGGTAGGCAAAGTGGCGGACGGCAAGTTAAACCGTCCCTGCCGTATCTATGCGCCGGTGGGCACCCACGAAACTCTGCTGGCCTATCTGGTTCGTCGTCTGCTGGAAAATGGCGCCAACACCTCCTTTGTTAACCGCATCGCCGATAACACCCTGCCGATTGAAGATCTGGTGGCCGATCCGGTGGAAGAAGTGGAGAAAATGGCGCGGGTTGAAGGGGCGATTGGCTTACCGCATCCGAAGATTCCGCTGCCGCGCGATCTGTATGGCAAGAAGCGACAGAACTCCGCCGGCCTGGACATGGCCAATGAACATCGCCTGGCGTCGCTTTCCAGCGCCTTGCTGAACAGTGCGATCCAGCCGTGGCAGGCTGTGCCAATGATTGACGGCGAGCTGGAAGCCGGTGAATCGCTGCCGGTGATTAACCCGGCAGAGCCGACCGATATCGTCGGTTACGTTCGTCATGCCAGCGAAGCCGAGGTGTCGGTTGCGCTGGATGCGGCTACCCGTGCAGGCCCAATCTGGTTCGCCACGCCGCCGCAGGAGCGAGCCGCCATTCTGGAACGCGCGGCGATCCTGATGGAAGGCCAGATGCAGCGCCTGCTGGGGATCCTGGTGCGTGAAGCCGGTAAAACCTTCAGCAACGCCATTGCCGAAGTGCGTGAAGCGGTCGACTTCCTGCATTACTATGCCGGCCAGGTGCGTGATGACTTTGATAATGAAACCCACCGCCCGCTGGGTCCGGTGGTCTGTATCAGCCCGTGGAACTTCCCGCTGGCGATCTTCACCGGACAGATTGCGGCAGCGTTAGCCGCCGGCAACAGCGTGCTGGCGAAACCGGCGGAACAGACGCCGTTAGTGGCGGCCGAAGCCGTGGCGCTGCTGCATGAAGCGGGCGTGCCGGTCGGCGCGCTGCAACTGCTGCCAGGCCTGGGGGAAACCGTCGGTGCGCAGCTGACGGGCGATGCGCGCGTCCGTGGCGTGATGTTTACCGGCTCTACCGCCGTGGCCACCTTACTGCAGCGCAATCTGGCCGGTCGTCTCGATCCACAAGGCCGCCCGACGCCGTTAATCGCCGAAACCGGCGGGATGAATGCGATGATCGTCGACTCCTCCGCGCTGACCGAACAGGTGGTGATTGATATTGTCGCCTCGGCCTTTGACAGTGCCGGACAGCGTTGCTCCGCGCTGCGTCTGCTGTGCATTCAGGACGATGTGGCTGACCACACGCTGAAAATGCTGCGTGGGGCGATGGCCGAGTGCCGGATGGGCAATCCTGAACGCCTGTCCACCGATATCGGCCCGGTGATTGATGCCGAAGCCCGCGAGAACATCGAACGTCATATTCAGAGCATGCGCAGCAAAGGCATGACCGTTTATCAGGCCGCCTACGCCAGCCAGGAAGACAGCAAAGAGTGGCAGAGCGGAACCTTTATCCAGCCAACGCTGATTGAACTTGGCAGCGTCAGCGACCTCGATAAAGAAGTGTTTGGCCCGGTGCTGCACGTGGTGCGCTACGCGCGCAGTTCCCTGCCGCAGGTGATTGAGCAGATCAACGCCTCGGGTTACGGCCTGACGCTGGGTGTGCACACGCGTATTGATGAGACCATCCTTCAGGTCACCAACCATGCCCGCGTCGGCAACCTCTACGTTAACCGTAATATGGTTGGCGCGGTGGTTGGGGTTCAGCCATTTGGCGGCGAAGGGTTATCCGGCACCGGACCGAAAGCCGGTGGCCCGCTGTATCTCTATCGTCTGTTATCGCACCGCCCGGATGGCGCGCTGCGCGTTACCCTCGATCGTCAGGATGGCGAACGTCCGGTCGATGCGGCGCTGCGTCCCTCGCTGTTAGCCGCTCACCAGGCGCTGACCGAATGGGCGAAAGACCAACCGGAACTTGCGGCCTGCTGCGCCCGCTTTGCCGAACTCGGTCAGGGCGGCACCGTCCGCTTGCTGCCGGGCCCAACGGGCGAGCGCAACACCTTTGCGCTGCTACCAAGAGAGCATGTCCTGTGCCTGGCGGATAATGAGCAGGATGCGCTGATCCAGCTGGCTGGGGTGACTGCCGTGGGTAGCCAGGCGATCTGGAGTGATGATGAGCTGCACCGCGCATTGCTGAAATCCCTGCCTGCCGAGGTGCAGAAACGCATCAGCCTGCGCGCGCAGCCGCTGGCGGCCAGCGAAGCGTTTGACGCGGTGATCTATCACGGTGACGCCGATCAGTTACGCACCGTATGTGAAACCGTCGCCTCTCGTGAAGGGCCGATTGTGTCGGTACAGGGCTTTGCGCGCGGGGAAACCAATCTGCTGCTGGAACGTCTGCTGATCGAGCGTTCCCTGAGCGTTAACACCGCCGCAGCCGGCGGCAATGCCAGCCTGATGACCATTGGCTAA
- the tcyL gene encoding cystine ABC transporter permease, with amino-acid sequence MQESIQLVLDSAPFLLKGAVFTLQLSIGGMFFGLLLGFILAMMRLSHFWPISWLSRCYVSIFRGTPLIAQLFMIYYGLPQFGIELDPIPSAMIGLSLNTAAYASESLRGAIASIERGQWEAASSIGMTRWQTMRRVILPQAARTALPPLGNSFISLVKDTSLAATIQVPELFRQAQLITSRTLEVFTMYLAASLIYWVMATVLSILQSKLEDRVNRQDRESK; translated from the coding sequence ATGCAGGAAAGTATTCAACTGGTGCTGGATTCAGCACCTTTTTTATTGAAGGGTGCCGTATTTACCCTGCAGCTGAGCATCGGCGGCATGTTCTTTGGCCTGTTGCTCGGCTTCATTCTGGCGATGATGCGCCTGTCGCATTTCTGGCCGATTTCATGGCTGTCACGCTGCTACGTGTCGATTTTCCGCGGCACGCCGCTGATCGCCCAGCTGTTTATGATCTACTACGGCCTGCCGCAGTTCGGCATTGAGCTGGATCCGATCCCGTCGGCGATGATTGGCCTGTCGCTGAATACCGCCGCTTACGCTTCCGAATCCCTGCGGGGTGCCATTGCCTCGATCGAGCGCGGGCAATGGGAAGCCGCATCCAGTATTGGCATGACGCGCTGGCAGACCATGCGTCGCGTTATCCTGCCGCAGGCGGCTCGCACCGCGTTACCGCCGCTGGGCAACAGCTTTATCAGCCTGGTGAAAGATACCTCACTGGCCGCCACCATTCAGGTGCCGGAGCTGTTCCGTCAGGCACAGCTGATTACCTCGCGTACGCTGGAAGTGTTCACCATGTATCTGGCTGCGTCACTGATTTACTGGGTGATGGCAACCGTACTTTCCATCCTGCAAAGCAAGCTGGAAGATCGCGTTAATCGCCAGGATCGGGAGTCGAAATGA
- a CDS encoding D-cysteine desulfhydrase — translation MSLHLLPSFPKLELLGAPTPLEHLPRLSDYLGRDIFIKRDDFTPVALGGNKLRKLEFLAADALRQGADVLLTAGAIQSNHVRQTAAVAAKLGLKCVALLENPLATTASNYLSNGNRLLLDLMDTEVVMVDALHDPAAQLEEQATRLEAQGFRPYIVPVGGSNALGALGYVECAQEMAHQIEGVVDFAAVVVASGSAGTHAGLAVGLEVLMPETELVGVTVSRKADEQRPKVVAIQQQLAASLELTASAPITLWDEYFGPQYGMPNEEGMEAIKLLARLEGIFLDPVYTGKAMAGLIDGISQKRFRREGPIAFVHTGGSPALFAYHPSV, via the coding sequence TTGTCCTTACATCTTTTACCCTCATTCCCCAAGCTTGAGCTGCTGGGTGCGCCCACGCCGCTGGAGCATCTGCCACGCCTGTCTGACTACCTCGGCCGCGATATTTTTATCAAACGGGATGACTTTACGCCCGTTGCGCTCGGTGGCAATAAACTCCGAAAACTCGAATTCCTCGCCGCCGATGCTTTGCGTCAGGGTGCCGATGTGCTGCTTACCGCCGGTGCGATTCAGTCCAACCACGTGCGTCAAACCGCGGCCGTCGCGGCTAAGCTCGGTCTGAAATGCGTGGCGCTGCTCGAAAATCCACTCGCCACCACCGCGTCTAATTACCTGTCTAACGGCAACCGTCTGCTGCTTGATCTGATGGACACCGAAGTGGTGATGGTCGACGCGCTGCACGATCCTGCGGCACAGCTCGAAGAACAGGCGACGCGGCTGGAAGCGCAGGGCTTTCGTCCCTATATTGTGCCCGTCGGGGGATCGAATGCCCTTGGCGCGCTGGGCTATGTGGAATGTGCCCAGGAAATGGCGCATCAAATCGAAGGTGTGGTGGATTTTGCCGCGGTGGTCGTGGCGTCTGGCAGCGCCGGCACCCATGCCGGGCTGGCGGTGGGGCTGGAAGTGCTGATGCCAGAAACCGAACTGGTCGGCGTCACCGTCTCGCGTAAAGCGGATGAGCAGCGCCCGAAAGTGGTGGCGATCCAGCAGCAGCTGGCGGCCTCGCTGGAACTGACGGCCAGCGCACCGATCACCCTGTGGGATGAGTATTTTGGCCCGCAATACGGCATGCCGAATGAAGAGGGGATGGAAGCGATCAAGCTGCTGGCCCGTCTTGAGGGGATCTTCCTTGACCCGGTCTATACTGGCAAAGCAATGGCCGGATTAATTGACGGTATCTCGCAGAAACGTTTCCGCCGTGAAGGACCGATTGCTTTCGTCCATACCGGCGGTTCACCGGCGCTGTTTGCTTATCATCCTTCGGTCTGA
- the tcyJ gene encoding cystine ABC transporter substrate-binding protein, whose product MNLSLVRRRLVMGAVSLALVAGFSVNAFAADENLLSKVKERGSLLVGLEGTYPPFSFQDENGKLAGFEVDFADALAQHLGVKASLKPTKWDGMLASLDSKRIDVVINQVTISDERKKKYDFSTPYTISGIQALTKKENAASISKPEDLSGKKVGVGLGSNYEQWLRANVKGVDIRTYDDDPTKYQDLRVGRINAILVDRLAALDLVKKTGNTLAVAGPAFSRQESGVALRKGNTQLLDAINKAIADMQKDGTMAKLSEKWFGADVTK is encoded by the coding sequence ATGAATTTATCTCTGGTACGTCGCCGTCTGGTGATGGGAGCCGTGTCGCTGGCGCTGGTGGCGGGCTTTTCTGTTAACGCCTTTGCGGCGGATGAAAACCTGCTCAGCAAGGTAAAAGAGCGCGGTTCTCTGTTAGTGGGTCTGGAAGGCACCTATCCGCCGTTCAGTTTCCAGGATGAAAACGGCAAGCTGGCCGGTTTTGAAGTCGATTTTGCTGACGCGCTGGCGCAGCACCTGGGCGTGAAGGCCAGCCTGAAGCCGACCAAATGGGACGGTATGCTGGCGTCGCTGGACTCCAAACGCATCGATGTGGTGATCAATCAGGTGACCATTTCCGATGAGCGTAAGAAAAAATATGACTTCTCTACGCCGTACACCATCTCCGGTATCCAGGCGCTGACCAAAAAAGAGAATGCGGCAAGCATCAGCAAGCCGGAAGATCTGAGCGGCAAGAAAGTCGGTGTTGGCCTGGGCTCTAACTACGAGCAGTGGCTGCGCGCCAACGTGAAAGGCGTCGACATCCGTACCTATGATGATGACCCAACGAAATATCAGGATCTGCGCGTAGGCCGTATCAATGCGATTCTGGTGGATCGCCTGGCCGCACTGGATCTGGTGAAGAAAACCGGCAATACGCTGGCTGTCGCCGGTCCGGCATTCTCCCGTCAGGAATCGGGTGTGGCATTGCGTAAAGGCAATACCCAGCTGCTGGACGCGATCAACAAAGCCATTGCGGACATGCAGAAAGACGGCACCATGGCTAAACTGTCTGAAAAATGGTTTGGCGCGGACGTGACTAAATAA